Sequence from the Rhodothermales bacterium genome:
GGGATGTCCATGAACGTGCCGTTGCCCAGCACCTCTCTGACAATGCCGAGGCATAGCAAGGCGACGGTGAAGCCCGCACCCATGCCGAGAGCGTCGAGTACCGATCGTCCGATGCTGTTCTTTGACGAGAACGCCTCTGCGCGTCCGAGGATGACGCAGTTCACAACGATGAGTGCGACGAATGCACCCAGGCTGCGGTGCACCTCGAGGCTGATCGCCGGAATCACGTACTCGGCCACGGTCACGAACGTGGCGATAATCAGTATGTAGGTGGCGATCCGAACCTGTTTTGGAATGACATTGCGAAATGCGGAAACCAGGATGCTCGACGATACCAGAACGAACATCGTCGCGAGGCCCATCACGAGCGAGTTGACGACCGTGTTCGTGACCGCCAGCACCGGGCACATGCCCAGCACCTGAACAAAGACCGGATTTTCCTTCCAGAGACCCTTCAGCAGAGTATCGAAGCTGGTTATCTCCGGACTTGTAATTCCTGGTGTCGCCACTAGCCTGCCTCCGTCAATTGATCGAGGTTACGCCGGAGCAACGGTATCATTCCGGCGGCACTCTCCCCGACAATACGCGTGATCGCCCTGGATGACACTGTCGCACCAGTGATGGCCTCGATCTCCCAGGGATTGTTCTTCTCGCCGCTCTTTACCATCTCGATGGTGCGAAGCAGCGACTGGTTGGCCTCGTCTGTTTCGACCGCCAGCGCGTCGAAGTTGGCCCGAAACGTGTCATCCTTCTCGATCTTGTCGCCGAGTCCGGGTGTCTCTTTGCTCTCGAGGACTTTCATACCGACGACACACTCGCAATCGGGCGAGTAGCCGTACAGCAGTCGAATGACATCCTGATAGCCCTGTCCTCGCGACTCGATGGCGAGGCCTGCAAGCGCGCCCGAGCTGTCGAACCCCGCGTAGAGCCCGTGCGGTTCATCCGCGCGCACGACGGTGTCATCCCGGATATCGAAGAATGCGAATGTGGTTGCGCCGGGGATCACGTCGAGGATGGCGTTTTCCAGATACGCACGACGGTTAGCCTCGATAAACGGCGTTGTGATCTGGAACGTGGCGACCAGTATCGTGCTCGCGATCAAGCCGACGCTGCCCATCACGGCCACCATCCGGAGGCTGCCACCTTGCGGGGCGCCGACGTCGATATGTTGATCAGGCTCGGGCATTCGCTGCTAGTGTCGCTTTGCGCGCCAGGACGTTCCGTACACGCGGCCCTGCGTGGTTCTGTTGATCAATGGCGTGGTCGCGTTCATCAGGAGGATTGCATACATCACGCCCTCGGGCAATCCGCCAAATAGACGGATGATCATCACCAGTGCTCCGATACCGACTCCGAAGATCCAGCATCCTCGCTGCGTGATTGGAGACGAAACGGGATCAGTAGCCATGAATATCGCCCCGAGCATCAGTCCTCCCGAAAAGAGGTGAAACATCGGGGGCGCGAAGCGGGCCGGATCGATGAGATGTGTTGCCGCGGCGATCAGCCCGACCGTAGCCAGAATACTGATCGGAATACGCCAGTTCAGAACGCGACGAAGCCCCAGGTAGAGACCGCATATCAGGATGATGAGAGATCCGGTCTCGCCGAGTGATCCTGCCGTGGTGCCGAAGAGCAGGTCGGTTGCGTTGGTGACCACGCCGTCGAACTTCATCTGGGATAGCGGAGTGGCCTGCGTTATCGCATCGATGCCGGGTTTCAGGAAAGGAAACGCGAACAGGTCGCCACGGACAGTGAGTAGTTCGGAGCCTGGCACCGGCTGAGCCCATGTCGTCAACATGGACGGAAATGCGGCCTGCAGAAACGCCCGGCCAACGAGCGCGGGGTTGAAGACATTCGACCCGATTCCGCCAAAGATGAGCTTGCCGAGTGCGATCGCCACGAACCCGCCGGTGAAGGCCATCCACAGAGGCGTGGTCGGTGGCAGGGTAAGAGCCAGCAGCGCGCCGGTGATCACACCGGAGCCATCCCGCAGCGTGCTTCTGCCGGAGCGCGAACGATTGTGGAGCCATTCGGGAAGCAACGCGCCGGCGATGCAGGCGACGGCAATCAGCAGGGCATTGATGCCGAAGAACCAGATTGCTGCGAGCAGGACCGGGACCAGGGCGTAGTTGACCTGCCACATCAAATACGCCGTGTCCTCCCGATGTTTGAGGAAAGGCGACGTCGTCAGCAGCAGCCTGGGCTCGTCACGCGTCATTCTCCACCCGCGGTCTCTCTCGCTTTTTGTTCACGAAGTAGCACCTTGGCTACGCGAAATCGTTGCACCAGAGGAATATTGCTGGGACACACATACGAACAAGACCCGCACTCCATGCAGTCCATGATGTGCCATTCATGCATGTCGTCGTAGAGGCGGGCCTTCGCCAGCGAACCGAGTCGGCTCGGATTGAGAAACACCGGACAGGCGTCGACGCATCTCTGGCACTTGATGCACGGGTACTCCTCTCGCGGAAACACCTCATAGTCCGTCAGGAACAGGATGCCGGACGTACCCTTCATGATGGGTACGTCGAGCATTCGTTGCGCCGATCCCATCATGGGTCCGCCGAACAACACCTGCTTGACGTTGTCGGTCATTCCACCGCAGTACGCGATCACGTCGGTCAACCTGGTGCCAATCGGGATCAGCAGGTTGGACGGCTTCCTGATGCCGGGGCCCGTCACTGTGACAATTCGTTCGATGAGCGGCTGTCCGTAGCGGAACAGATCTCCGATGCCTGACACGGTTCCGACGTTGTTGACGATCACCTGGACGTCGATCGGTAGTCTGCCGCTTGGTATCTCGATGTCGAGGACGGCCTCAGTCAGCATTTTCTCGGCGCCCTGCGGATACTTCGTTTCGAGGGGCACGATTTCGCACGGAAGGTGCTCCGGCATCGCCGCGCGCAGCTGCTCGATGGCGTCCACCTTGTTCATCTCGACGCCGATGTAGGCAATCTCCGCGCCCAGGGCTTTGAGAAGGATCTCAACGCCAAGAAATATGGAGTCGCTGCGCTCAAGCAGAGCTCGATAGTCGCTGTTGAGATACGGTTCGCATTCGACGGCATTCACCAGGAAGAAGCGAACCTTCTTGCCCTCCGGTACGGTCAGTTTGACGTGCGTCGGAAATGCGGCGCCGCCCAGACCGACAAAGCCGCCCCAGGAGACCTGATCAATAATCTCTTTGGGAGACATTGTCTTCCAGTCAATAGTGCGCTCATCGTGCAGGATCTGAGGCGAGACCGGATCGGG
This genomic interval carries:
- a CDS encoding FMN-binding protein → MPEPDQHIDVGAPQGGSLRMVAVMGSVGLIASTILVATFQITTPFIEANRRAYLENAILDVIPGATTFAFFDIRDDTVVRADEPHGLYAGFDSSGALAGLAIESRGQGYQDVIRLLYGYSPDCECVVGMKVLESKETPGLGDKIEKDDTFRANFDALAVETDEANQSLLRTIEMVKSGEKNNPWEIEAITGATVSSRAITRIVGESAAGMIPLLRRNLDQLTEAG
- a CDS encoding RnfABCDGE type electron transport complex subunit D translates to MTRDEPRLLLTTSPFLKHREDTAYLMWQVNYALVPVLLAAIWFFGINALLIAVACIAGALLPEWLHNRSRSGRSTLRDGSGVITGALLALTLPPTTPLWMAFTGGFVAIALGKLIFGGIGSNVFNPALVGRAFLQAAFPSMLTTWAQPVPGSELLTVRGDLFAFPFLKPGIDAITQATPLSQMKFDGVVTNATDLLFGTTAGSLGETGSLIILICGLYLGLRRVLNWRIPISILATVGLIAAATHLIDPARFAPPMFHLFSGGLMLGAIFMATDPVSSPITQRGCWIFGVGIGALVMIIRLFGGLPEGVMYAILLMNATTPLINRTTQGRVYGTSWRAKRH
- the rsxE gene encoding electron transport complex subunit RsxE, whose amino-acid sequence is MTSPEITSFDTLLKGLWKENPVFVQVLGMCPVLAVTNTVVNSLVMGLATMFVLVSSSILVSAFRNVIPKQVRIATYILIIATFVTVAEYVIPAISLEVHRSLGAFVALIVVNCVILGRAEAFSSKNSIGRSVLDALGMGAGFTVALLCLGIVREVLGNGTFMDIP
- the rsxC gene encoding electron transport complex subunit RsxC gives rise to the protein MATSLARHIETFRHGVHPADYKELTHDRQIERIPFMDELVLPLTQHLGSPSRPVVKVGDYVHRGQVIGEATGFVSSYLHASATGTITAIDLRNHPSGKVVDSIVLKPDPVSPQILHDERTIDWKTMSPKEIIDQVSWGGFVGLGGAAFPTHVKLTVPEGKKVRFFLVNAVECEPYLNSDYRALLERSDSIFLGVEILLKALGAEIAYIGVEMNKVDAIEQLRAAMPEHLPCEIVPLETKYPQGAEKMLTEAVLDIEIPSGRLPIDVQVIVNNVGTVSGIGDLFRYGQPLIERIVTVTGPGIRKPSNLLIPIGTRLTDVIAYCGGMTDNVKQVLFGGPMMGSAQRMLDVPIMKGTSGILFLTDYEVFPREEYPCIKCQRCVDACPVFLNPSRLGSLAKARLYDDMHEWHIMDCMECGSCSYVCPSNIPLVQRFRVAKVLLREQKARETAGGE